In Xenorhabdus nematophila ATCC 19061, one DNA window encodes the following:
- the hpf gene encoding ribosome hibernation promoting factor, giving the protein MQLNVTGHNIEITDALRNIVNAKCGKLDQYFDKINLIQVTLRVEKVQKIAEATVHINGGELHATSAHEDMYAAIDVLADKLARQLTKHKSKLRQH; this is encoded by the coding sequence ATGCAACTCAATGTTACAGGCCACAATATTGAAATCACAGATGCACTGCGCAACATTGTGAACGCCAAATGCGGCAAACTGGATCAATATTTCGATAAGATTAACCTCATTCAGGTCACCCTCCGAGTGGAAAAAGTGCAAAAAATCGCGGAAGCCACAGTACACATTAACGGAGGTGAGTTGCATGCCACCTCAGCGCATGAAGACATGTATGCGGCAATTGATGTATTGGCAGATAAGCTTGCACGTCAATTGACCAAACACAAAAGTAAATTGAGACAACATTAA
- a CDS encoding type II toxin-antitoxin system HicB family antitoxin, whose translation MIYPLFIFKTEDGFDGYFPDVEGCFFAGNTLEKAIRDAEKAFGQYMEVLTEQGGYVPAPKDPSDYINDSRLSEDGGVIALIELDPAKYESKAVKFNLTMPGNLLTAIDRYIEKNGHYKNRSAFLAELARKEMAHP comes from the coding sequence ATGATTTATCCGCTCTTTATCTTTAAAACAGAAGATGGGTTTGACGGTTACTTTCCCGATGTTGAAGGTTGTTTTTTCGCTGGCAATACCTTGGAAAAAGCTATCCGTGATGCTGAAAAAGCTTTCGGGCAGTACATGGAAGTTTTGACTGAGCAAGGCGGGTACGTCCCCGCACCTAAAGACCCATCAGATTATATCAATGATTCTCGCTTATCTGAGGATGGCGGGGTAATTGCGCTTATTGAGTTAGACCCAGCTAAATATGAATCAAAGGCGGTCAAATTCAATTTAACCATGCCGGGCAATCTATTAACCGCGATAGATCGCTACATTGAGAAAAACGGGCACTATAAAAACCGTTCTGCTTTCCTCGCTGAATTAGCCAGAAAAGAAATGGCTCATCCCTAA
- the rapZ gene encoding RNase adapter RapZ: MVLMIVSGRSGSGKSVALRALEDMGFYCVDNLPVVLLPELASTLAERDISAAVSIDVRNMPESPEIFEEALTQLPDNFSPQLLFLDADRNTLIRRYSDTRRLHPLSSKNLSLESAIDQESDLLEPLRSRADLIIDTSEMSVHELAEMLRTRLLGKRERELTMVFESFGFKHGIPIDADYVFDVRFLPNPHWDPKLRPMTGLDRPVAAFLDRHTEVHNFIYQTRSYLELWLPMLETNNRSYLTVAIGCTGGKHRSVYVAEQLADYFRSRGKNVQSRHRTLEKRK, encoded by the coding sequence ATGGTGCTGATGATAGTCAGCGGTCGTTCAGGTTCTGGTAAATCCGTTGCTCTGCGAGCGCTGGAAGATATGGGCTTCTATTGCGTAGATAATCTCCCGGTCGTCTTGTTGCCAGAACTGGCAAGCACACTGGCTGAACGTGATATTTCGGCTGCGGTTAGCATTGATGTCAGAAACATGCCAGAGTCACCAGAGATTTTTGAAGAAGCCTTAACACAATTACCTGACAATTTTTCACCACAGCTTCTGTTTCTTGATGCGGATCGTAATACCCTGATCCGTCGCTACAGTGACACCCGACGTTTACACCCGTTATCCAGTAAAAACCTGTCACTGGAAAGTGCCATTGATCAAGAAAGCGATCTATTGGAACCGCTGCGTTCACGCGCTGATTTAATCATCGACACATCTGAAATGTCTGTCCATGAACTGGCAGAAATGCTGAGAACACGTTTACTCGGTAAACGTGAACGTGAGCTGACTATGGTGTTTGAATCTTTTGGCTTCAAACATGGCATTCCTATTGATGCAGACTATGTTTTCGATGTACGTTTCCTGCCAAACCCTCACTGGGACCCGAAATTACGCCCAATGACAGGTCTGGATCGTCCTGTTGCTGCATTTTTAGATCGCCATACCGAAGTGCATAACTTCATTTATCAGACCCGCAGCTACCTTGAGCTTTGGCTGCCCATGCTGGAAACCAACAACCGCAGTTATCTGACGGTCGCTATTGGCTGTACTGGCGGTAAACACCGTTCCGTCTATGTTGCAGAACAGTTGGCGGATTATTTTCGTTCCCGGGGTAAAAACGTGCAATCACGTCACCGCACACTGGAAAAACGTAAATAA
- the ptsN gene encoding PTS IIA-like nitrogen regulatory protein PtsN, whose amino-acid sequence MNNETDLPLSSVLSAECTRNNVSCSSKKRALEIISELASKQLGLPENIVFDAILSREKVGTTGIGNGIAIPHGKLNKECSNNAISVFLHLQQPITFDAIDNQPVDLLFALLVPSDQCQTHLHSLSLIAKRLADKNLCRRLRSAQSDEELYRIITE is encoded by the coding sequence ATGAATAACGAAACAGATTTACCACTAAGCTCAGTGCTTTCAGCCGAATGTACACGCAACAATGTATCTTGCTCGAGTAAAAAGCGCGCCTTAGAGATTATCAGTGAGCTGGCATCAAAACAACTTGGATTACCGGAAAATATCGTATTTGACGCCATTCTTTCCCGCGAAAAAGTGGGTACAACAGGCATTGGCAACGGAATTGCGATTCCACACGGCAAATTGAATAAAGAATGTTCAAATAATGCCATTAGCGTGTTTTTGCATCTGCAACAACCCATTACCTTTGATGCTATTGATAATCAGCCTGTTGACTTATTGTTCGCTTTATTGGTGCCATCAGACCAGTGCCAAACCCATTTACACTCACTATCATTAATAGCAAAGCGCCTTGCAGATAAAAATCTCTGCCGTCGCCTGCGTTCCGCACAGAGTGACGAAGAGCTATATAGAATCATTACTGAATAA
- the cynR gene encoding transcriptional regulator CynR encodes MNLRHIWYFLAVAEQQSFTRAADVLHISQPALSQQIKTLEKNLGIQLFDRTGRNTRLTDTGEVYLQYVRRAFQCLEEGKRAIHDVEDFSRGTLRIAVTPTFTNYFIGPLVADFYSRYPGITLQLQEISQEKIEGMLLNDDIDIGIAFEENHSSDITIIKLMTETLAVVVADQHPLAHQTSMTFNELHHEKLILLSPEFATRAQIDRLFWQRDIKPKVQMEMSSISAILEVIRRTSLATLLPVDIPRRDNGLVTIPLVDDEPRRTTVLMQRHGAWQTAAARAFICISSDQI; translated from the coding sequence ATGAATTTACGTCATATCTGGTATTTTTTAGCGGTTGCTGAGCAACAAAGTTTTACCCGTGCCGCAGACGTTTTGCACATATCACAACCCGCATTGTCACAACAAATCAAAACATTAGAGAAGAATCTTGGCATTCAGTTATTTGATCGCACAGGACGAAATACGCGACTGACGGATACAGGAGAGGTCTATTTACAATATGTACGTCGCGCTTTTCAGTGTCTGGAAGAAGGAAAACGCGCTATTCATGATGTTGAAGATTTTAGCCGGGGAACCCTGCGAATAGCCGTTACACCAACGTTTACCAATTATTTTATAGGGCCATTAGTCGCTGATTTTTATTCTCGATATCCCGGCATTACGTTACAACTACAAGAAATTTCTCAGGAAAAAATAGAGGGTATGTTACTTAATGATGATATTGATATCGGCATTGCCTTTGAAGAAAACCATTCATCAGACATCACTATAATAAAGTTGATGACAGAAACATTAGCAGTTGTGGTTGCTGATCAGCATCCATTAGCACATCAAACATCAATGACTTTTAACGAACTTCATCATGAAAAACTTATTCTGCTGAGTCCTGAATTTGCCACCCGGGCGCAAATTGATCGCCTGTTTTGGCAGCGGGATATCAAACCAAAAGTACAAATGGAGATGAGTTCGATTAGTGCTATTTTGGAAGTTATTCGCCGGACATCACTTGCAACACTACTTCCTGTGGATATTCCTCGTCGGGATAATGGATTGGTTACTATTCCATTAGTGGATGATGAGCCAAGAAGAACAACGGTATTAATGCAACGTCATGGGGCATGGCAAACAGCAGCAGCACGGGCATTTATTTGTATTAGTTCAGACCAGATCTGA
- the rnk gene encoding nucleoside diphosphate kinase regulator, whose product MTKPKIIINELDAERLDSLLEQPAFANTGIADALNEELDRAEILPPVDIPADVVTMNSEIRFIDLGSNEERVRTLVYPASLQDSTKQLSVMAPLGAALLGLRVNGEITCQLPNGEETRIKVLEILYQPEAAGEYHR is encoded by the coding sequence ATGACAAAACCTAAAATTATTATCAACGAACTGGATGCCGAACGTTTAGATTCTCTGTTGGAACAACCTGCTTTTGCCAATACCGGCATTGCAGATGCCTTAAACGAAGAGCTGGATAGGGCGGAAATTCTTCCTCCCGTCGATATCCCCGCAGATGTCGTCACAATGAACAGTGAAATTCGTTTTATTGATTTAGGCAGCAATGAAGAACGTGTTCGTACGCTGGTCTACCCGGCATCTCTGCAAGACAGCACCAAACAACTGTCAGTTATGGCACCGTTGGGCGCAGCGCTTTTGGGGCTTCGGGTGAATGGCGAAATAACATGCCAGCTGCCGAATGGCGAAGAAACCCGCATAAAAGTATTAGAAATACTTTATCAACCAGAAGCTGCGGGTGAATATCACCGATAA
- the rpoN gene encoding RNA polymerase factor sigma-54 — translation MKQSLQLRLSQQLTMTPQLQQAIRLLQLSTLELQQEIQQALETNPLLEQDELHREVENPDPPATEVMDAREALEQKDMPEELPLDTSWDEIYTAGLSSGSHSDYDADDFPVYQGETTQTLQDYLMWQAGLTPFTETDTAIATAIIDAIDDSGYLTVSTEEILISLGDDELALEEVEAVLKRIQHFDPIGVAARDLRECLFIQLSMLPPQTRYLDDAKLVVNKYLELLGNRDFRNLLRQSKLKENVLKEAIDIIQSLEPKPGLIVNTSESEYVIPDVLIQKENESWQVRLNTDSIPRLRINQHYAALGQQAHNESDSLFIRNNLQEAKWLIKSLESRNETLLKVARCIAERQQDFFEYGEEHMKPLVLADIAYQVDMHESTISRVTTQKYLYSPRGIFELKYFFSSHVNTDSGGEASSTAIRALVKKLVAAENPAKPLSDSKLTSMLVEQGIQVARRTVAKYRESLSIPPSNQRKKLV, via the coding sequence ATGAAGCAAAGTTTACAACTTAGGCTCAGCCAACAACTGACAATGACGCCCCAGCTCCAGCAAGCAATACGTTTGTTGCAACTTTCCACGCTTGAACTTCAGCAGGAAATTCAACAAGCTCTGGAAACCAATCCACTGCTTGAGCAAGATGAACTGCATCGGGAAGTGGAGAATCCAGATCCCCCTGCAACCGAAGTCATGGATGCCCGCGAAGCGCTTGAACAGAAAGATATGCCGGAAGAGCTGCCACTGGATACCAGTTGGGATGAAATTTATACTGCCGGCCTGTCTTCAGGAAGCCACAGTGATTACGATGCTGATGACTTTCCCGTTTATCAGGGAGAAACCACCCAGACTCTCCAGGACTATCTTATGTGGCAGGCAGGGTTAACGCCGTTTACTGAAACGGATACTGCCATTGCCACTGCGATCATTGATGCAATTGATGATAGTGGCTATCTGACTGTTTCCACCGAGGAGATCCTGATCAGCCTTGGTGATGATGAACTGGCACTGGAAGAAGTCGAGGCCGTTCTTAAGCGCATACAGCATTTTGACCCTATTGGCGTCGCTGCCCGTGATTTGCGCGAATGCCTGTTCATCCAACTTTCCATGTTACCGCCGCAAACACGTTATCTGGACGATGCCAAACTCGTCGTTAACAAGTATCTCGAACTGCTGGGGAATCGGGACTTCCGTAATTTATTACGCCAGAGCAAATTAAAAGAAAACGTTCTGAAAGAAGCCATTGATATTATTCAATCACTGGAGCCGAAACCGGGATTGATAGTCAATACCAGCGAATCCGAGTATGTTATTCCCGATGTACTGATACAGAAAGAAAATGAAAGCTGGCAAGTCAGACTAAATACCGATAGCATCCCCCGCCTGCGTATCAACCAGCACTACGCAGCGTTGGGACAACAGGCACATAATGAGAGTGATAGCCTGTTCATTCGCAATAACTTACAAGAAGCCAAATGGCTGATAAAAAGTCTCGAAAGCCGTAATGAGACTTTGTTAAAAGTCGCACGCTGCATTGCTGAACGGCAACAGGACTTTTTTGAGTATGGGGAAGAGCATATGAAACCGCTGGTACTGGCCGATATTGCCTATCAGGTTGATATGCATGAATCTACCATTTCACGTGTGACAACCCAGAAGTATCTGTATAGTCCACGAGGCATTTTTGAGCTTAAATATTTTTTCTCCAGTCATGTGAATACCGATAGCGGGGGTGAAGCCTCTTCTACCGCAATACGTGCCCTGGTGAAAAAACTGGTCGCGGCAGAAAACCCGGCCAAGCCTCTGAGTGACAGTAAATTAACCAGCATGCTGGTTGAACAAGGCATTCAGGTGGCACGTCGGACTGTCGCAAAATATAGAGAGTCGTTATCCATCCCGCCTTCGAACCAACGTAAAAAACTGGTTTGA
- the npr gene encoding PTS phosphocarrier protein NPr has translation MTVKQRLEIKNRLGIHARPAMKLHDLVQQFQSQVILRNSSHIQAEANSVIAMLMLDSEQGSYIEVEATGPDEQQALTAIIALFNAGFDEE, from the coding sequence ATGACTGTTAAACAGAGACTTGAGATCAAAAACCGACTCGGTATACATGCCCGGCCTGCCATGAAACTGCATGACCTTGTGCAACAATTTCAATCGCAGGTCATTTTACGCAATAGCAGTCATATTCAGGCAGAAGCCAACAGCGTGATTGCCATGCTGATGCTGGATTCAGAGCAAGGTAGTTATATTGAAGTAGAAGCAACCGGGCCGGATGAACAGCAAGCGCTGACTGCCATCATAGCACTTTTCAATGCAGGATTTGATGAGGAATAA
- a CDS encoding type II toxin-antitoxin system HicA family toxin, whose product MSSAELIKRLMPDGWVKARQDGSHVTLTKPGVMKIITVPHPRKDVSKGIIRQAQKISRLELL is encoded by the coding sequence ATGAGCAGTGCAGAGTTAATAAAACGCCTCATGCCTGACGGATGGGTAAAAGCGAGGCAAGACGGTAGTCATGTGACGTTAACCAAGCCGGGAGTCATGAAGATAATCACCGTACCTCATCCCAGAAAGGATGTTTCAAAGGGGATTATCCGGCAGGCACAGAAAATTTCAAGATTGGAATTACTGTAA
- a CDS encoding IS481 family transposase, with the protein MLYTSNPIIKHKAGLLNLAEELSNVSRACKVMGVSRDTFYRYQELVETGGIDALINQSRKTPNLKNRVDAETEHAVINSAIEFPAYGQARTSNELRKAGIFVSASGVRSIWLRHHLENFKKRLAALEKKVADEGIILTDEQVAALERKQHDDEACGEIETAHPGYLGSQDTFYVGNLKGVGRLYQQTFVDTYSKVAFAKLYTSKTPITAADLLNDRVLPFFSAHRLPMLRILTDRGTEYCGRVEHHDYQLYLAVNDIDHTRTKAMSPQTNGICERFHKTILNEFYQVTFRKKLYGSLDELQKDLDKWMDNYNNHRTHQGKMCCGRTPIETLQDGKSIWAEKNLTQI; encoded by the coding sequence ATGCTTTATACTAGCAATCCCATCATCAAACACAAGGCGGGTCTGCTTAATCTTGCTGAAGAACTCAGTAATGTCTCGAGAGCCTGTAAAGTGATGGGCGTATCCAGAGATACGTTTTATCGTTATCAGGAACTCGTTGAAACGGGCGGGATTGATGCATTAATCAACCAAAGCAGAAAAACCCCTAATCTGAAGAACCGTGTGGATGCGGAGACCGAACACGCCGTTATCAACTCGGCCATCGAATTCCCGGCCTATGGGCAAGCCAGAACGAGTAATGAGCTCAGAAAAGCAGGCATCTTTGTGTCTGCCAGTGGTGTCCGTTCTATCTGGCTCAGACATCATCTTGAGAACTTCAAAAAGCGCCTGGCAGCCCTTGAAAAGAAAGTGGCTGACGAAGGCATTATCCTGACTGACGAGCAGGTCGCCGCCCTTGAACGTAAGCAGCATGATGACGAAGCTTGTGGCGAAATTGAAACCGCTCATCCTGGCTATTTAGGGTCGCAAGATACCTTTTATGTCGGTAATCTTAAAGGCGTGGGACGCTTGTACCAACAAACTTTCGTCGATACTTACAGTAAAGTGGCTTTCGCGAAACTCTATACGAGTAAAACGCCCATTACGGCGGCGGATTTACTGAATGACCGTGTGCTGCCGTTCTTCAGCGCTCATAGATTGCCGATGTTACGTATTCTGACAGACAGAGGCACCGAATATTGCGGGCGTGTTGAGCACCATGATTACCAACTGTATCTGGCTGTCAATGATATCGACCATACCAGGACAAAGGCGATGTCACCGCAAACCAATGGCATCTGTGAACGGTTTCACAAAACCATCCTGAATGAATTTTATCAAGTGACGTTCAGAAAGAAATTGTATGGCTCATTGGATGAGTTACAAAAAGATCTGGACAAATGGATGGACAATTACAACAATCACCGCACTCATCAAGGAAAAATGTGTTGCGGCCGGACACCAATAGAAACCCTTCAGGATGGGAAATCCATTTGGGCAGAAAAAAATTTGACCCAAATATAA
- the lptB gene encoding LPS export ABC transporter ATP-binding protein, with protein MAILNAENLAKAYKGRKVVENVSLEVKSGEIVGLLGPNGAGKTTTFYMVVGIVPRDAGSITIDQEDISLLPLHERARRGIGYLPQEASIFRRLSVFNNLMAVLEIRKDLNQEQQKVRAEELMEEFHISHLRDSLGQSLSGGERRRVEIARALAANPKFILLDEPFAGVDPISVLDIKKIIQHLRDYGLGVLITDHNVRETLDVCERAYIVSQGHLIAHGSPDDILNNEQVKRVYLGEGFRL; from the coding sequence ATGGCAATACTAAACGCAGAAAATCTGGCAAAGGCATATAAAGGCCGTAAGGTCGTTGAAAACGTCAGCCTGGAAGTGAAATCAGGAGAGATTGTTGGTTTACTGGGCCCCAATGGGGCAGGCAAGACGACCACTTTCTACATGGTAGTCGGCATTGTTCCGCGTGATGCGGGTTCCATCACCATTGATCAAGAAGATATCAGCTTATTGCCACTACATGAACGCGCCCGTCGTGGAATAGGTTACTTACCACAGGAAGCCTCAATTTTCCGCCGTTTGAGCGTATTCAACAATTTGATGGCCGTCCTTGAGATCCGCAAAGACCTCAATCAGGAACAACAAAAAGTACGTGCAGAAGAGTTAATGGAAGAGTTTCATATCTCTCATCTGCGTGATAGCCTTGGGCAATCGCTGTCTGGTGGTGAGCGCCGCCGTGTGGAAATTGCCCGCGCGCTGGCTGCCAATCCCAAATTCATTTTGCTGGATGAGCCTTTCGCCGGTGTTGACCCGATTTCCGTACTGGATATCAAAAAAATTATTCAACACCTGCGGGATTACGGATTGGGTGTCCTGATTACTGACCACAATGTCCGTGAAACGCTGGATGTTTGTGAACGTGCCTATATCGTCAGTCAAGGTCACCTGATTGCCCACGGCAGCCCTGATGACATCCTGAATAACGAGCAAGTAAAACGCGTTTATCTGGGTGAAGGTTTCCGCCTTTAA
- the alr gene encoding alanine racemase, which yields MRLNKTTLAILLGLSLYQGAAQAAPVLSSDNTQAKRVAAHNNAWVEINTTTFENNIHILQQKLNRNTKMCAVLKGDAYGHGIGLLMPSVIKTGVLCVGITSNEEARIVRESGFKGQLIRIRTADVSEIESTLGYDMEEIIGDLAHAKTVADLAKKHGKEIRVHLALNTGLMSRNGLEMKTEQGKQEALKMTQLPNLKLVGIMSHHALTDLDAIRDSIKNFNEQTAWLIKAANLKRDEITLHASSSFASVSIPEAQFDMVRVGSALYGILTNTHPEFKPLIQVKTHVASVKSYPKGNGVSYNNTYILKRDSKLANLPVGFSDGFSSSLSNKAYVLINGHRAPVVGSVSMNTVMADVTDLPEVKSGDEVVIFGKQGNEEITQSDIQKWGGMHVVEFSSIWGETNPRIVTTDA from the coding sequence ATGCGTCTTAATAAAACTACACTGGCAATTCTTCTGGGACTGAGTCTGTACCAAGGTGCTGCTCAAGCTGCGCCTGTACTTTCTTCAGACAATACTCAGGCAAAACGTGTTGCTGCTCATAACAATGCCTGGGTTGAAATCAATACCACCACTTTCGAAAACAATATCCACATATTGCAACAAAAACTAAATAGAAACACCAAAATGTGTGCAGTCCTGAAAGGTGACGCCTATGGTCATGGTATCGGTCTGCTGATGCCATCTGTCATTAAGACTGGCGTACTCTGTGTCGGCATTACCAGCAATGAAGAAGCACGCATCGTGCGTGAAAGCGGTTTTAAAGGGCAATTGATTCGGATCCGTACAGCTGATGTGTCTGAAATAGAAAGTACACTGGGCTATGACATGGAAGAAATAATTGGCGATCTGGCACATGCTAAGACAGTTGCTGATCTGGCAAAAAAACACGGTAAAGAAATCCGTGTCCATCTGGCACTGAACACCGGTCTGATGAGCCGCAATGGGCTGGAAATGAAAACTGAACAGGGTAAACAAGAAGCGCTGAAAATGACTCAGTTGCCTAATCTGAAACTGGTCGGGATCATGAGCCATCACGCACTCACCGATTTGGACGCAATCCGTGACAGCATCAAAAACTTTAATGAGCAAACAGCGTGGTTGATCAAAGCGGCAAACCTGAAAAGAGATGAAATCACCCTGCACGCTTCAAGTTCTTTTGCATCAGTCAGCATTCCTGAAGCACAATTCGATATGGTACGTGTAGGTAGCGCGCTGTACGGCATCCTGACCAACACCCACCCAGAATTCAAGCCGTTGATTCAGGTAAAAACCCACGTTGCTTCTGTTAAATCCTACCCTAAAGGTAATGGTGTCAGCTACAATAATACCTACATTCTGAAACGCGATTCTAAACTGGCTAACCTGCCAGTCGGTTTCTCTGATGGCTTCAGCTCCTCCCTGTCAAACAAAGCTTATGTCCTGATCAACGGTCACCGCGCACCTGTTGTTGGCAGTGTTTCCATGAATACCGTGATGGCCGATGTGACTGATCTGCCAGAAGTGAAAAGTGGTGATGAAGTTGTTATCTTCGGTAAACAAGGCAACGAAGAAATCACCCAGTCTGACATTCAGAAATGGGGCGGAATGCACGTTGTTGAATTCTCTTCTATTTGGGGAGAAACCAACCCCCGTATCGTGACCACAGATGCGTAA
- the pmbA gene encoding metalloprotease PmbA — MIVTNQQIAEQRKQLEDAVAHALELAKAGCDAAEVSVNKTTGISVSTRFSEVENVEFNSDGALGITVYHQQRKGSASSTDLSPEAIARTVQAAIDIARYTSPDPYAGPADKALLAFNAPELDLFHPADLDADTAIELAARAEQASLQADERITNTEGGSFNSHYSIRVFGNSHGMLQNYCSSRHSMSSCVIAEQDGNMERDYAYTVSRHFDDLKSPEWVGQECARRTLSRLGARKLPTMKAPVIFSAEVATGLFGHLVGAISGSSIYRKSSFLLDSLGKPILPSWLTIAEQPHLLRGLASTPFDSEGVRTTPRDIVKAGVLQTWLLTSYSARKLGMVNTGHAGGIHNWHIAGQGLDFDGLLREMGTGLIVTELMGQGVSAVTGDYSRGASGFWVENGEIQYPVSEITIAGNLKDMWANMVTMGNDIETRSNIQCGSVLLPEMSIAGQ, encoded by the coding sequence ATGATAGTTACCAATCAACAAATCGCGGAGCAGCGTAAACAACTGGAAGATGCAGTTGCCCATGCTCTGGAATTAGCGAAGGCCGGTTGTGATGCTGCGGAAGTCTCGGTCAATAAAACCACGGGAATTAGTGTCAGCACCCGTTTCAGTGAAGTCGAAAATGTTGAGTTTAACAGCGATGGCGCACTGGGGATCACCGTTTATCATCAGCAGCGCAAAGGGAGTGCTTCCTCAACGGATTTAAGCCCTGAGGCAATTGCCCGCACTGTTCAGGCCGCCATTGATATCGCGCGCTATACTTCCCCTGATCCTTATGCTGGCCCTGCTGATAAGGCGCTATTGGCATTCAATGCACCGGAATTAGATCTTTTCCATCCGGCCGATCTGGATGCAGATACGGCTATTGAATTGGCAGCCCGCGCTGAACAAGCCTCATTACAGGCAGATGAACGCATTACGAATACTGAAGGCGGTAGTTTCAACAGCCATTATAGTATTCGGGTATTTGGTAATAGTCACGGTATGTTGCAAAATTATTGTTCAAGCCGTCATTCTATGTCGAGCTGTGTGATTGCCGAGCAAGATGGCAATATGGAGCGTGATTATGCCTATACCGTGAGCCGCCATTTTGACGACCTGAAGTCCCCTGAATGGGTTGGGCAGGAGTGTGCTCGCCGTACGCTTTCCCGTCTGGGTGCGCGCAAGTTACCCACGATGAAAGCACCCGTAATCTTTTCTGCGGAAGTGGCAACAGGTTTGTTTGGCCATTTGGTTGGTGCGATCAGCGGTAGCAGCATTTATCGTAAATCCTCCTTCTTGCTGGATAGCCTGGGTAAACCGATTTTACCTTCATGGCTGACCATTGCCGAACAACCGCATTTGCTGCGCGGTCTGGCTTCCACGCCATTTGACAGTGAAGGTGTGCGAACCACACCACGTGACATTGTTAAAGCGGGTGTTTTACAGACTTGGTTACTGACTTCGTATTCTGCCCGCAAATTAGGGATGGTGAACACAGGTCATGCAGGTGGGATCCATAACTGGCATATCGCGGGTCAGGGACTGGATTTTGACGGTTTGCTGCGCGAAATGGGAACGGGTTTGATTGTGACTGAACTGATGGGGCAAGGTGTCAGTGCGGTTACAGGGGATTATTCCCGTGGTGCCTCCGGTTTTTGGGTTGAAAATGGTGAGATTCAATATCCGGTAAGCGAGATCACTATCGCAGGCAACCTGAAAGATATGTGGGCGAATATGGTCACAATGGGTAATGATATCGAAACACGCAGCAATATTCAGTGTGGTTCGGTGTTGCTGCCGGAAATGAGTATCGCCGGTCAATAG
- the cynS gene encoding cyanase, which produces MIQSQISREVRLTLADKILAIKAKKDLSFAEIADDTGLSEAFVTAAILGQHPLPKEIAIMVGQKLDLDSDDVLLLQTIPVRGSIDDRIPTDPTMYRFYEMLQVYGTTLKALVHEKFGDGIISAINFRLDVKKVADPDGGERAVITLDGKYLPTKPF; this is translated from the coding sequence ATGATCCAGTCACAAATCAGCCGTGAAGTCCGTTTAACATTAGCTGATAAAATTTTAGCTATCAAAGCGAAGAAAGATCTGTCATTTGCAGAAATTGCAGACGATACCGGTTTGAGTGAAGCGTTCGTTACCGCAGCAATCTTAGGCCAGCATCCGCTGCCTAAAGAGATTGCGATTATGGTCGGTCAAAAACTGGATCTGGACAGTGATGATGTGCTGTTACTACAGACTATTCCTGTTCGTGGCAGCATTGATGATCGTATCCCGACTGACCCGACCATGTATCGTTTCTATGAAATGTTGCAGGTTTACGGTACAACATTAAAAGCACTGGTTCATGAAAAATTCGGGGATGGCATTATCAGCGCGATCAATTTCAGATTAGACGTGAAAAAAGTGGCCGATCCTGATGGTGGTGAACGTGCAGTCATTACACTGGATGGCAAGTATTTACCAACAAAACCATTTTGA